The sequence CTATCAATTAGAGTCACAGTACTTATTTCATGGCGAACGCTTTAATTTGATTTCTGGCGCAGGGTATTCTAACCAGCCTTATAAACAAAATAACTTATTTCAAGCAACAGAAGAGGGTGAACTTATCTTCGTTGAACCCTTTACTGTTTCAGAAAAAATTGAATATCACAACTTTTATGCTTATACACCTATTGTATTAACTTCTTTTGCCAAAATGACTTTAGGCTTAAGTGTTGACACGCTTAATCAATCGGAGCAGGATCAAACACGAATAAACCCCAAAGTTGGTTTAATTCTCAACCCAACGGACTGGACAACGCTGCGTTACGCCTCATTTAGCACAATGAAACGCCCCGTATTATCGAACCAAACGCTGGAACCTACTCAGGTTGCTGGATTTAATCAATTTTTCGACGATACTAACGGAACATTTGCATGGCGGCACGGCATTGGTTTGGATCAACGATTGTCTACTGACTTATTCGGAGGTGTGGAGTTAACTAAACGCACATTAACTGGAGGTGGCAGATCTGATCGCGATGAGTATTATCATCGAAGTTATCTAAATTGGACACCTACTGTAAACCTGGTATTGAGTGCCGAGTATGGTTATGAGAATATTAAGAGAGACTATGTTAATGATACACAAGACTCTACCAATCCGGCAGAAACCCTAACTCACACTTTGCCGCTAAGTGTCGCTTATTTTATGGAAAGTGGCTTGTTTGCAAAAGTTACCAGTACCTATGTTAACCAAAAAGTAGATTTTGTGGCTGAAACAAGCGGCACGGATAGACTAGACAGTCAGTTTTGGAACACTGATTTTTCGATTGGCTACAGACTACCCAAAAGATATGGCTTGATTAAACTGTCTATCAATAATATTTTTAACCATAAATTCGACTACCAAAGCCCTAATAGCGGAACGGGTGAACCCCTATCCTCACCCTATCAACCTGAAAGGTTTATCTCTTCAACTATTAACCTGGCTTTTTAACCGAAATTATTCCAGAAATAATTTATTTGTTTAATTTAAAAAGGGTATGAAACATGAATATGATCAACTTAGCTAAAAAATCCATTATTGTGGTATCAATAGCTGGAATGACTGCATGTAACAGCGATAATTTTTTACCAAAAGATACCAGTGAAATAATTGTCATCACTAAGAACAGTGAATTCGTCTTGTTGAATAATGAGGGCAAACCAATTTTGTCCTGTGAAGAACGGGAAAAAATAGGTGATAAATGTCGCGCGCCGGCAGGAGAGTTTAAAAAACTTTGTCAGGCTGATACTCCAGATCCTGGCTTGAGCAATCCAGAGACAAGCGATAAAACCGGCCAGGTAAAAGATGTAAAACTTGGTTATTGTATATTCGAATTCAAAATCAACCCAACATGCCGAACTTACGTTAACCGGATTACTGGGAGAGAATATGAAAAATGCTGGTAATCTCGGATAAATTAATAGTTAAGTGGAACTTCCGTGTATCAAGAACTCCTGAACACTTTACAAAAAATCCCTTTTCTGGCGAGTGTTCCGCAGGAATCACTGGCATCGCTTTCTGCGCATGCCAAAACAACGCACTTTCCAAAAGATGCTTTTATCATTACTGAGGGTGACGATACGCATTCGATGTTCATTCTGCTGAGCGGCAAGGTACGTGTATTCACCAGTGATGATGAAGGCAAAGAAATCACATTGGCCATTCAGGAAGCGGGGTCTTTTTTCGGCGAATTGGCGTTATTGGGCGATGAACCTCGTTCTGCCTCAGTAGTGACTACCGAGAAATGTCTGTGCGGCATCATTTCAAAATACGATTTCAAACAGTGGTTATTGCAAAATCCTGAAATTTGTCTGGCGCTTTTAAGCACACTCTCCGATAAAGTCAGACAACTGACCGACAAAGTCAAACAACTGGCTTTATCCAACGTTTATGAGCGGACCATTCGAGTCTTGAAAGATATGGCGGTTGATGAACAAGGTATTCCTGTTATTCATAACCGACCGACGCAACAGGAATTAGCCAATATGGTCGGCGCTTCCAGAGAAATGATCAATAAAATCATGAAGGAACTCACCAAAGGCGGCTATGTAGAAATTGATCATAAGACGCTTAAAATTGTAAATAAACTTCCCGTATCCTGGTAAGACTTGTTTTGAGTTTAATCTATGTTCCTTCATTTAGCCTTGTACACATAGATGAATTCGTAGAAAAAACGTTGTCATCATTACCCCAGTTCTTTAAGCTTGCCCACTTTCAAATACTATCGGTTAATCCATGAGCGCAATCATTATTGATGGCAAAAAAATCGCACTTGAAGTCAGAAAGAGCTGGAAAGAAAGAGTCGATCGACTCAAGCAACGCGGCATTCTGCCGGGACTTGCGGTCATCATCGTTGGCAACAATCCTGCATCACAAGTCTATGTTCGCAACAAAATAAAAGCCTGCCACGAGGTCGGCATTCATTCTGAACTGATTGACCTGCCGGAGGATGTCAGCGAAACGCAGTTATTGATGACAATAGAGAACTTAAACCAGACGCCAATTATCAATGGCATATTAGTTCAACTGCCTTTACCCAAACACATTGACGTCAATAAAGTGCTGGAAACCATCAGCGTTGAAAAAGATGTTGATGGCTTTCACCTTTATAATTTGGGCGCCTTGATGTCTGGTAATACCATTTTTCCACCCTGCACGCCCTTCGGCGTTCAATGCTTGCTCGAATATTCGAACATTCCCATTGAAGGGCAAAATGCGGTGATCGTTGGTCGCAGCAATATTGTTGGGAAACCGATGGCTATGATGCTTTTACAAAAAAATGCCACCGTGAGTATTTGCACCTCTAAAACCCGCGACCTTAAGCAGTTCACATCGCTGGCTGACATTCTGGTTGTAGCAACAGGAAAACCCAACCTGATTACATCGGACATGGTCAAACCGGGAGCTGCGGTGATTGATGTAGGGATTAACCGGCTTGAGGACGGTCGATTGGTCGGTGACGTAGATTTCGAAGGCGTCAAAAAGGTAGCCGGTTATATCACGCCTGTTCCAGGAGGCGTCGGTCCGATGACCATTACGATGCTGGTAGCCAATACCGTAATTGCTGCAGAACAGGCCAACCAGGCCTGAGTTGTATCTGCTAACCCTTCCCATTTTAGTGGTTGTAGGTGGTTGATTGAAAAGGCTTTTGCAACAGGGATGTTGCAGAGAGCTACAGGGACGTATTTTGCGTTCTTTGAAATCAAGCACCTACAACCTTAATTCAAAGCGAGCGCGTAGTTACCCTCAGTTTTATATTACTTTAAGTACGAGAACAGATGAATCGCAAGACTGATTAAAATACTGACCACAATCATGGATGTGACCGGTATAAATACCCCTTTATTTTCCTCCTCTATTCTGATATCCCCGGGCAAGTGACCAAACCAGCTGATTAATCCCGGGGCATAACTGACCACAAGCCCAAAAATCATTAATATTCCACCCACCAGTATTAATATCTTGCCGATTGACATAACGCCCTCCTCTAAAGGTTTCACAGTAAGTGCTGGTCTATCCCATGCGCTTTAAGTCCCCACGCCAGCAAATTTTCAACACGCTGATTGGCACGGTTAATCCTTTCTATAAAAATCGCAAACAGCTGTTTATAAAATTTATATCCGGGTTCAGGATTCTTTTCGAAGTAGGCATTTAACATCCTGCCATTGACTTCAATCGCATGCCCGCCTGTCAGGGCAGTCACTGTCGCGATTCTGGGCAGAAATTCAAGCAAACATATTTCACCAAAAATATCGCCCGGATTTAAATCGCAAAAGCCCGACTGTATCCGTTTTTCATCGATCGCTATATACCCAGAAACCCTGAGACTGCCCTCTTCGACCAAAAATAAGGATTGACCGATCTCACCTTCTTTAACAATAAGTTGCTGTTCATAAAAAGGAAATCGTCGCCAGGCAAGGCCTTCTTCAAAATCCGGATCAACAATTATTTCATGCAGAATATTGCTCATTAACCTTATCCATTGGGTGCCGTTTGAAGAGGAGCATTGATCGATTTGTACAAAACCAGCCGGTTATCTTAAAAAATCCGCGATCTCAACTGCTCGCCAGGATCTTTAATTAAGCACTGATGGATTTTGCATTTTTCAGTTAAAGTTTACTGCACAAATAATCGTTTTGAATTAAACTCAAGCTTAATTAAAAATATATTAGAACATTTCGGATTCTAGTTTAAGTCATAAGAACTTTTTATAATTACTTTAATTTTAATCGTTTTTGGAGCCTATTTGTTCGTAATTATCCAGGCATCTTCTATCGACTGGGTAATAAAAGGGCTTGATCTGATTCTGTTTTTCAATGAAGATACAGTCGTAAGCGAATGAAAAATGGTCAACATCGTAAATTTGCTTTGATTCTGAAAAAAGGACTTTAAACAGTTACCCGCTCTTACTTAAAGAATCCTAAATTTCAACATATTCTATTTAGTGCATTAAAGACGTTTTTATTCTGAAAAACTCCAAAGTCATCAACATCATCATTCAAGAACTGAATGAATTAGCCTTAGACGGATTGAGGCGTTATGTTTTGTATGGTTACTTAAAATAATAAAAAAAGATGGCTGCTTTTCAAATAAGCAAACTCGAGCCAAACACCCCCACCGACAAATCGGTTAATTAATAACGCCAAATCAACAATATCCAATCGAGCGCAGGTTTTTTATTTTTTAAAGTGATTATTTATTGATACAAACACATCCAACGGAGCTTTTACGATGAACACGTTAACAACACCTCAGCAAGATGACGCAACCAGACAAAAGCGGTTTGAAGAGGTGCAACATATCAATTTGCAACTCGCTGCGCTGGGCCAGCCCATTTGTGAAGCTGAAAATGATCAACAAACCCTTAAAATCGCCGACAGTCTGCTTAAAAATTATTTGCAGCAACGGCGCTTGCTTGCCAAGTACCGCTGTCCTGCCGATCAGCGCATTCAGGACTATTTAAACAGTTATCTGAAAGATAACGGTGTTGAGCTTAACGTTAAGCTACCCGGAGAGTCGTTTATACTCGAACACAAGGGTATAGCACGGGAGCTTTCGGTACCCTATCAGCAAAATGAATTCCATTCGGCCTATGTTGATTCTTACCGCATGGCCCAAGGCGTTCTGCATAATCCGCAGAACGACAGACGGACCACAAAAGGTGTATTTCATATTGTCGAAGGCGGTCTTCCTGTTCCGGCTGACAAAAAAGAAGTGCCTATCGAAGCTTACGCCGGCATTTTGCAAGCCGCATTAAATCCACCCGATGATCTTTTGGCACTGCCTTTTACCAGTGCACAGGATAATCCGGCAAAGGTTTGGGTATCCTTGCTGTTAAGACCCATCGTAAGACCTAAAATATCTGAAAGCAAGCCAGAACAATCGATGGAAGTGCGCTTTTTTGCGCCGGGCGGTTTGGTTGCTAATCTGGATTTTGTCGAATCGATTTTTGGCAATGGTGGAGACCCCTATTTGCCGCATAACGACGCCGCGTTGGATATCAATCACTGGACCGGCACAACCGGCTGCATTATCTTGGCACCGCATTTAGTTCGTCTGAAAAAGAAAGAGGTCGGTCTTCCTCATTATGATCAGGCAACAGACCGTCAGCGTAAAGAGGGCATGTGCTGGAAAAGTGATGATGAATTGTATAACGACGGCACACCCTTTAAATTGGTTTGCAGGGACATACGAGGCGTTATCGTAACCATCATTGCAGACAATTATTTCGGTTACAGCAAAAAAGAAAACAAATCGCAAATCAGCTACTCAGCCAACCTGCGGGGTGACTGTGAAGAAGAACACTCCGGTGGTGCTTTGGCTTTTTCACAGGTCAATTTAGGGGAAACCTATTTACCGCTAAGTACTGATTTTGACCCGGACTATTCGTTCGAAAATGTTTATGCCAAATTGGCCGCTGTCATTGATTTGAAGCCCGAGGGGTATGCCATAGACAAAACACATCCTGAAATCATTTATGTACCTGAAAACGCACAGGTTAATATTCAGGAACAAAAGATCAACTGGGAAAAAAATGGTCAACAACAGGCGATCAAACTGCTGGTCGACCATTACTATGTGTATCCCAATGGCTTCAAAATCCATATGGAGCGCCACCCGCACGCGCCCAGCTGGCGATTGATCGGTACCCAGCCGGAAGGCACATTCTGCCATAAACCGTCTACTGTATCGGGTGGAGGAAAATCGGAAATATCCAAGTCCATTGCAGGTGCCATCATTTCAGGTGCCATTTTTGTCGATGACTTTGATAAAGATATGGATTTTGTGGCCCGTATTTTCGAGCGCGATTACTCCGGCCGTTTTCGTGACCCTGCCAAACAAGGGCAGGACCAACGGAGTTTATTAAGCAATAAACGCACACTCGGCTCAGTGATAAAACTACTGACGCCTTCGGTCTCTGACTATAACGACGAATACAACCATTGGCTGGAAGCAATACCTCAACACATTCTCGCCCTGGTATTGATGATCAAACGATTCTATAAAGAGGAATGGGGACAAAATTGGCGAGAACATTTTTCGGTTGACTTGGTCAACAGTTATCCTGGAAACGAACTCAAATTTCATGGCCGCAAGCTGGTTGCCAGTTATTTGCGCGTCGGTTTTGATGCCAAAGGTGCATGGCGCGTATTTAAGCTGCGTCAGGACTTTATGGCTTCAGAGAAGGTTCAACTGGAAGATGACATAACCGCGTCGACCGTGGTTAGGTCGGATTCCCTATGCGGCCTTAATCCCGCTTACACTAATCCAAGCATCAAGCTCGTAGAAAACTGTGAACAAAGCTTTTTTCAACGCCCGGATGATGCGGTTCATCGGGGCACCGATTTACAAACTGAATTAGATTTGTCCGGAACCAACAACTTCATTTCAAATTTCCAACCCTTAACGCCTGAAGACGCTCAAGAGCTGATCGAAGATGTCATTCATTTTGAAGAATTCAGCGCACCTATGCAGAAAGTGATTTTACGGGCTGCACAGGGTAAAGAAGGTGAATTTTTTGTTTCATCCGCTCATCCAAGAATTGTCGATGGCAAGCCAAGCTTGAACGTTCGCTATTTACAGCTCCGTCCGGATCTGGCAAATCCTCTGATGCGTTATCTCGCAGAAATGTCGACCCGCCTTTCCAGAAAGTTGAACATAGATCAACCGGTTTATTTTCCGGTCAACTCGGTTCTGGCAGGACGCAGGAACAATCCACAGGAAATTGCAGCCGGTATCAGACCTTTAGCCGTTTACAACCCGATTCATTATCAGGAATTGCCTGAGTTGTTCATGGATTACATCTGCAGCTTAACCGGAAAATCCCCGTCAACAACCGGAGCAGGTTCTGAGGGCGCATTAACCAAAGGTCCTTTTAACGCACTGAGCGCGACATCGGATCTTAACACGGCACTGGTCTCAATGATCTTGTGTGACTACGCAGGCTTTTCAACCAGCGCCGGTTACATTGGTTCGCAGCGCCGTATCGATCATGACATTAGTTTGTTAATTCCTGAACTTTGGTCACGTTTAACAGTTGAGGAACGCGATCCCCGTTACTTGATCGAGCACGGCCATCTGGAAAAAATGGAAGACTTTGAGCATCAAGGCCGCACCGTTTATGCCAGTCGGTTGGGTTATCGCATCACCGAGCGTTTTGTGCATACCAATTTCGGTAAAATATTCGACTACCCTAGTGCTGTTTTCGATGAGGCGATGCTGAAACCTGAAACCCAGGATCTTGATGCTTTCGTAGACGGCATTGACAATATTTACGAAGCGCAACAACGGGTCGCACAGATGTATATTGAGGATGGTACCGTCGAAGACGCGTGCCCACCTTTAAAAGCGCTTATCTATATCATGGCGGAAGGCCAATATGAAGGAAAAGCGATTGATGACCCGGCTATCCGTAGCATGTTTACCCGCGACTACCTTTTAGCCAGTGATTGGTATCAGGAACGACTGGAAATCAAGCAACAGCGTGACAAGCAGTTATGGCAAAGACACTGCGACTATATCAAATTCAGATTGGGCGAGATCGAACCAGGTGATACGGTTATACAAGAGCAATTAACCGAAAAACTGAATACAGCTGAACGCATGCTTTCAGCTTTGAATGATTCAAACTATACGCAGACTTTGATCGGCACGTTGGGTACCGATTGGGTTCACCGCAAGGCGCTTAATAGTTAGATAAACCGATGCTGTTTAGGAAGCGCACCTTAAAAAAGGGTGCGCTTCCTGACTTGGCGAGGGGTAAAACTCAACGCTGACAAAAAGCAGCTCTTCTTTCAATCACACACTTTTCATAGCAAGCCAAAAGGACATAACTGAAAATGGCAGCTCCCAGCGACCATAAATAAGGCGTCTGTAGCTCAAGCCAGTAATTGCCTGCCAGCCACATTACCAATCCTGAAATAAGCCCCGCACCGGCACTCAAACTCCCGCCAAATCGGGTAAAAAGACCAAACACAACGACGGTTATCACGCCCGCACTGCCAAAGGCGGACGCTTCTTCAACCAGGGTATAGACCCGTCCGGCATGCAACGCCAAACCATAAGCAATAAAACCGCAAACCATGACAGCAGCTCTGGCAATCAGCACCTTACTCCGCTCATCCGGATGCCCCAAAACCGGCACGATCAGGTTGTGAGAAATTAATGCAGAAGCGGCCAGTAATGCGCTATCCACAGTGGATAAAATTGCCGATATCAGCGCCCCGGCAAAAATCACATAGAGAAAAGAATTAAGATAGGTTTGCGCCAATTGCGGCAATATTTGCTCAGGATGACTTAGATTAGGCAGCAGTCCGTAACCGAGCAAACCCGTTGTTACCGGAATCAAACCCACAGCGAGATAAAGCAATCCGCCCCCCACACAGGCTCTCCGTGCGATTTCGGGTGAACGGCTGGCCAGGACGCGA comes from Methylicorpusculum oleiharenae and encodes:
- a CDS encoding Crp/Fnr family transcriptional regulator — protein: MYQELLNTLQKIPFLASVPQESLASLSAHAKTTHFPKDAFIITEGDDTHSMFILLSGKVRVFTSDDEGKEITLAIQEAGSFFGELALLGDEPRSASVVTTEKCLCGIISKYDFKQWLLQNPEICLALLSTLSDKVRQLTDKVKQLALSNVYERTIRVLKDMAVDEQGIPVIHNRPTQQELANMVGASREMINKIMKELTKGGYVEIDHKTLKIVNKLPVSW
- the folD gene encoding bifunctional methylenetetrahydrofolate dehydrogenase/methenyltetrahydrofolate cyclohydrolase FolD; this encodes MSAIIIDGKKIALEVRKSWKERVDRLKQRGILPGLAVIIVGNNPASQVYVRNKIKACHEVGIHSELIDLPEDVSETQLLMTIENLNQTPIINGILVQLPLPKHIDVNKVLETISVEKDVDGFHLYNLGALMSGNTIFPPCTPFGVQCLLEYSNIPIEGQNAVIVGRSNIVGKPMAMMLLQKNATVSICTSKTRDLKQFTSLADILVVATGKPNLITSDMVKPGAAVIDVGINRLEDGRLVGDVDFEGVKKVAGYITPVPGGVGPMTITMLVANTVIAAEQANQA
- a CDS encoding DUF2905 domain-containing protein; its protein translation is MSIGKILILVGGILMIFGLVVSYAPGLISWFGHLPGDIRIEEENKGVFIPVTSMIVVSILISLAIHLFSYLK
- a CDS encoding Crp/Fnr family transcriptional regulator is translated as MSNILHEIIVDPDFEEGLAWRRFPFYEQQLIVKEGEIGQSLFLVEEGSLRVSGYIAIDEKRIQSGFCDLNPGDIFGEICLLEFLPRIATVTALTGGHAIEVNGRMLNAYFEKNPEPGYKFYKQLFAIFIERINRANQRVENLLAWGLKAHGIDQHLL